A portion of the Cyanobium sp. PCC 7001 genome contains these proteins:
- a CDS encoding DUF6554 family protein translates to MGDGGGGLEGAGPKGAQIYCFMRGNGNNHQVSWDASYAVIKRQSDQLFKTSPEHAAVMITEAVVQNPGSFPDCGRYLGDLFTKPDPVEVAPAPVQGSTRSERLGTY, encoded by the coding sequence ATGGGGGATGGCGGCGGCGGCCTGGAGGGGGCCGGGCCCAAGGGGGCCCAGATCTATTGCTTCATGCGCGGCAACGGCAACAACCACCAGGTGAGCTGGGATGCGTCCTACGCGGTGATCAAGCGCCAGAGCGACCAGCTGTTCAAGACCTCCCCGGAGCATGCTGCAGTGATGATCACGGAAGCCGTGGTGCAGAACCCCGGCTCCTTCCCCGACTGCGGCCGCTACCTCGGTGACCTGTTCACAAAACCCGACCCCGTCGAGGTGGCCCCGGCTCCGGTCCAGGGCAGCACCCGCAGCGAGCGGCTGGGCACCTACTGA
- a CDS encoding AbrB family transcriptional regulator — MVWARSSVLRVIRKETESGAMTRDTGPDESTHSRPSQGQTGPMSHPWNLILYACVGMAGGLLALRTGIPAAPLAGALLAVGLVSMSGRLEPAAWPVGTRTVLEIGIGTVIGAGLSSAVLEQLQQLWRPALVITLTLVLAGLAIGLLCSRLLGVDPTVALLGAAPGGISGMSLVGAEFGVGAAVAALHAIRLITVLLVLPLVVRLMLPDSPGAP, encoded by the coding sequence ATGGTCTGGGCCAGATCTTCCGTGTTGCGGGTGATCCGGAAGGAGACCGAGTCGGGTGCCATGACGAGAGACACGGGCCCCGATGAGAGCACACATTCCAGGCCCAGCCAAGGTCAGACTGGGCCGATGAGCCATCCCTGGAACCTGATTCTCTACGCCTGTGTCGGGATGGCCGGGGGTCTGCTGGCCCTCCGCACCGGCATCCCTGCCGCCCCACTGGCCGGCGCCCTGCTGGCGGTGGGTCTGGTGAGCATGAGTGGCCGGCTCGAGCCCGCCGCATGGCCGGTGGGCACCCGCACCGTGCTGGAGATCGGCATCGGCACCGTGATCGGGGCGGGCCTCAGCAGCGCCGTTCTGGAGCAGCTGCAGCAGCTCTGGCGGCCGGCGCTGGTCATCACCCTCACCCTGGTGCTCGCGGGTCTGGCGATCGGGCTGCTGTGCAGCCGCCTGCTCGGAGTGGATCCCACCGTGGCCCTGCTGGGAGCGGCTCCGGGGGGGATCAGCGGCATGAGCCTGGTGGGGGCCGAGTTCGGGGTGGGGGCGGCGGTGGCGGCCCTGCACGCGATCCGCCTGATCACGGTGCTGCTGGTGCTGCCGCTGGTGGTGCGGCTGATGCTGCCGGACAGCCCGGGCGCCCCCTGA
- a CDS encoding alanine--glyoxylate aminotransferase family protein produces the protein MQDKLTLMIPGPTPVPESVLLAMSRHPIGHRSADFQTIVKRTTEQLQWLHQTSGNVLVLAGSGTAAMEAGIVNVLSRGDTVLCGDNGKFGERWVKVAKAYGLDVQVIKAEWGQPLDPEAFRSALEADTGKRIRAVILTHSETSTGVINDLETIAGHVRAHGTALTIADCVTSLGACDVPMERWGLDVVGSGSQKGYMMPPGLGFVAMSERAWAAYDRSDLPKFYLDLGKYRKSAAGDSNPFTPPVNLYFAMEAALDMMQQEGLEAIFARHARHRAAAQAGMKAMGLPLYAAEGHGSPAITAVAPEGLDAEVLRKAVKERFDILLAGGQDHLKGKVFRIGHLGFVCDRDVLTAVAAIEATLQGLGQHKGTVGAGVAACAAVLAG, from the coding sequence ATGCAGGACAAGCTCACCCTGATGATTCCCGGCCCCACCCCGGTGCCGGAGAGCGTGCTGCTGGCCATGAGCCGCCATCCGATCGGCCATCGCAGCGCCGATTTCCAGACGATCGTCAAGCGCACCACCGAGCAGCTGCAGTGGCTGCACCAGACCAGCGGCAACGTGCTGGTGCTGGCGGGCAGCGGCACGGCCGCCATGGAGGCCGGCATCGTGAACGTGCTCAGCCGGGGCGACACGGTGCTGTGCGGCGACAACGGCAAGTTCGGTGAGCGCTGGGTGAAGGTGGCGAAGGCCTACGGGCTCGACGTGCAGGTGATCAAGGCGGAGTGGGGGCAGCCCCTCGATCCGGAGGCCTTCCGCAGCGCCCTCGAGGCCGACACCGGCAAGCGGATCCGGGCCGTGATCCTCACCCACTCGGAAACCTCCACCGGCGTGATCAACGACCTGGAGACCATTGCCGGCCACGTGCGCGCCCATGGCACCGCGCTCACCATCGCCGATTGCGTCACCAGCCTGGGCGCGTGCGATGTGCCCATGGAGCGCTGGGGTCTGGATGTGGTGGGCTCCGGCTCCCAGAAGGGCTACATGATGCCGCCGGGCCTCGGCTTCGTGGCCATGAGCGAGCGGGCCTGGGCGGCCTACGACCGCTCCGACCTGCCCAAGTTCTATCTGGACCTGGGCAAGTACCGGAAATCGGCCGCAGGCGACAGCAATCCCTTCACGCCGCCGGTGAACCTCTACTTCGCCATGGAGGCCGCCCTCGACATGATGCAGCAGGAGGGGCTGGAGGCGATCTTCGCCCGCCATGCCCGTCACCGGGCCGCTGCCCAGGCCGGCATGAAGGCCATGGGCCTGCCGCTCTACGCCGCCGAGGGCCATGGCAGCCCCGCCATCACCGCCGTGGCGCCCGAGGGCCTCGACGCCGAGGTGTTGCGCAAGGCCGTGAAGGAGCGCTTCGACATCCTGCTGGCCGGCGGCCAGGACCACCTCAAGGGCAAGGTGTTCCGCATCGGCCACCTGGGCTTCGTGTGCGACCGGGATGTGCTCACCGCCGTGGCAGCCATCGAGGCCACCCTGCAGGGCTTGGGCCAGCACAAAGGAACGGTGGGGGCCGGCGTGGCCGCCTGTGCGGCCGTGCTGGCAGGCTGA
- the cbiD gene encoding cobalt-precorrin-5B (C(1))-methyltransferase CbiD yields the protein MVDGSSPPPPSGFILPVWLAAAARAAVQALLGEPFAAHQPLELEPGASPTPVPVEAVAPLAGGWVLAAARADPGPEVLDLTRDQPVWVQARWRQDPGERLELVAGEGVGVVASGAPCLSTYARELLQRTLEPLLPADRRLELHLLIPAGRRLAERTSNAAFGVVDGLALIGTQAVVQRSAAPDQLQAALDTLRDRVRSPDFDGALVLVIGENGLDLAPRLGVSPDRLVKAGNWLGPLLVAAAEGGVADLLLFGYQGKLLKLAGGIFHTHHHLADGRAEVLTALAALEGLSGPALEALHQAATVEAALAGLQRRDAALAGRLRCRIAAAIEERSGAYLARYGQEGMAVGAVLFDRSRRICAQGPKGGALLHRLAAPSR from the coding sequence ATGGTCGACGGTTCCTCGCCTCCGCCCCCATCCGGTTTCATCCTGCCGGTGTGGCTGGCGGCGGCGGCACGGGCCGCGGTGCAGGCTCTGCTTGGCGAGCCGTTCGCAGCCCACCAGCCGCTGGAGCTGGAGCCGGGAGCCTCGCCCACGCCGGTGCCGGTGGAGGCCGTGGCCCCCTTGGCCGGTGGCTGGGTGCTGGCGGCCGCCCGCGCGGATCCCGGTCCAGAGGTGCTCGACCTCACCCGCGATCAGCCCGTGTGGGTGCAGGCCCGCTGGCGGCAGGATCCCGGGGAGCGGCTGGAGCTGGTGGCCGGCGAGGGGGTGGGTGTGGTGGCCTCCGGCGCCCCGTGCCTGTCCACCTATGCCAGGGAACTGCTGCAGCGCACACTCGAACCCCTGCTGCCGGCCGATCGGCGTTTGGAGCTCCATCTGCTGATTCCGGCGGGTCGCCGCCTGGCGGAGCGCACCAGCAATGCGGCCTTCGGGGTGGTGGATGGCCTGGCCCTGATCGGCACCCAGGCTGTGGTGCAGAGGAGTGCCGCTCCCGACCAGCTGCAGGCGGCCCTCGACACCCTGCGCGATCGTGTGCGATCCCCGGACTTCGATGGCGCCCTGGTGCTGGTGATCGGGGAGAACGGCCTGGATCTGGCGCCGCGGCTGGGGGTGAGCCCAGACCGGCTGGTGAAGGCCGGCAACTGGCTCGGGCCGCTGCTGGTGGCAGCCGCCGAGGGCGGCGTGGCCGACCTGCTTCTCTTCGGCTACCAGGGCAAGCTGCTGAAACTGGCCGGCGGCATCTTTCACACCCATCACCACCTGGCCGACGGGCGGGCCGAAGTGCTCACCGCCCTGGCGGCACTGGAAGGGCTGAGCGGCCCCGCCCTCGAGGCGCTCCATCAGGCGGCCACGGTGGAGGCGGCCCTCGCCGGCCTGCAGCGGCGCGATGCCGCCCTGGCCGGGCGGCTGCGTTGCCGCATCGCCGCAGCGATCGAGGAGCGCAGCGGTGCCTACCTGGCCCGCTATGGCCAGGAGGGCATGGCGGTGGGAGCCGTGCTGTTCGACCGCAGCCGCCGGATCTGCGCCCAGGGCCCAAAGGGTGGAGCGCTGCTGCACCGTCTGGCGGCGCCCTCGCGCTGA
- the guaA gene encoding glutamine-hydrolyzing GMP synthase, which translates to MTAAPPTPPADAVLEATRPVDAASQSSRPPAIVILDFGSQYSELIARRVRETEVFSLVMSYTTSAEELRAIGPKGIILSGGPGSVYEPGAPVCDPGLWDLGIPVLGVCYGMQLMVQQLGGSVVAAGRAEYGKAPLHVDDPVDLLTNVEPGSTMWMSHGDSVEQLPDGFVRLAHTDNTPEAAVAHHGRQLYGVQFHPEVVHSTCGMALIRNFVYHICGCEADWTTAAFIEEAVSDVRRQVGEKRVLLALSGGVDSSTLAFLLHKAIGDQLTCMFIDQGFMRKGEPEFLVEFFDKRFHINVEYINARERFLARLEGVTDPEEKRKLIGTEFIRVFEEESKRLGPFDYLAQGTLYPDVIESAGTNVDPKTGERVAVKIKSHHNVGGLPKDLQFKLVEPLRKLFKDEVRKVGRSLGLPEEIVGRHPFPGPGLAIRILGEVTNEKLNILRDADLIVREEIRDAGLYNSIWQAFAVLLPVRSVGVMGDKRTYAFPVVLRCVSSEDGMTADWSRLPYDLLETISNRIVNEVKGVNRVVLDITSKPPGTIEWE; encoded by the coding sequence ATGACCGCCGCTCCCCCGACCCCGCCTGCGGATGCGGTGCTGGAAGCCACCCGTCCCGTCGATGCGGCGTCCCAGTCCAGCCGCCCGCCGGCCATCGTGATCCTCGATTTCGGCTCCCAGTATTCGGAGCTGATCGCCCGGCGGGTGCGCGAAACCGAGGTGTTCTCCCTGGTGATGAGCTACACCACCAGCGCCGAGGAGCTGCGGGCGATCGGCCCCAAGGGCATCATCCTCAGCGGCGGGCCCGGCTCGGTGTACGAGCCCGGGGCTCCCGTGTGCGATCCCGGGCTCTGGGATCTCGGCATTCCCGTGCTGGGGGTCTGCTACGGCATGCAGCTGATGGTGCAGCAGCTCGGCGGCTCAGTGGTGGCAGCCGGCAGGGCCGAGTACGGCAAGGCCCCCCTGCACGTGGATGACCCGGTCGACCTGCTCACCAACGTGGAACCCGGCTCCACGATGTGGATGAGCCATGGCGATTCGGTGGAACAGCTGCCGGATGGCTTCGTGCGGCTGGCCCACACCGACAACACCCCCGAAGCGGCGGTGGCGCACCACGGTCGCCAGCTCTACGGCGTGCAGTTCCATCCAGAGGTGGTGCACTCCACCTGCGGCATGGCCCTGATCCGCAATTTCGTTTACCACATCTGTGGTTGCGAAGCCGACTGGACCACGGCCGCCTTCATCGAGGAGGCGGTGAGCGACGTGCGACGTCAGGTGGGCGAGAAGCGGGTGCTGCTGGCCCTCTCCGGCGGCGTGGATTCCTCCACCCTCGCCTTCCTGCTGCACAAGGCGATCGGTGACCAGCTCACCTGCATGTTCATCGACCAGGGCTTCATGCGCAAAGGGGAGCCCGAGTTCCTGGTGGAGTTCTTCGACAAGCGGTTCCACATCAATGTGGAATACATCAATGCCCGCGAGCGCTTCCTCGCCCGACTGGAGGGCGTCACCGATCCGGAGGAGAAGCGCAAGCTGATCGGCACCGAGTTCATCCGGGTGTTCGAGGAGGAGAGCAAGCGCCTCGGGCCGTTCGATTACCTCGCCCAGGGAACGCTGTATCCCGATGTGATCGAGAGCGCGGGCACCAACGTGGATCCCAAGACCGGTGAGCGCGTGGCGGTGAAGATCAAGAGCCACCACAACGTGGGCGGGCTGCCCAAGGATCTGCAGTTCAAGCTGGTGGAGCCGCTGCGCAAGCTGTTCAAGGACGAAGTGCGCAAGGTGGGGCGTTCGCTTGGCCTGCCCGAGGAGATCGTGGGTCGCCATCCGTTCCCGGGGCCCGGGCTGGCCATCCGCATCCTCGGCGAGGTGACCAACGAGAAGCTCAACATCCTGCGCGATGCCGATCTGATCGTGCGCGAGGAAATCCGTGATGCCGGGCTCTACAACAGCATCTGGCAGGCCTTCGCGGTGCTGCTGCCGGTGCGCAGTGTGGGGGTGATGGGCGACAAGCGCACCTATGCCTTCCCGGTGGTGCTGCGCTGCGTGTCCTCCGAAGACGGCATGACCGCCGACTGGTCGCGCCTGCCCTATGACCTGCTGGAAACGATCTCCAACCGCATCGTCAACGAGGTGAAGGGGGTGAACCGGGTGGTGCTGGACATCACCAGCAAGCCCCCGGGCACGATCGAGTGGGAGTGA
- the mrdA gene encoding penicillin-binding protein 2, producing the protein MAYGQAGRHSGMGQQPALLLVVVLLFSGAMVARLAWLQLVHGAENRERADDNRIRLMPRNPIRGRLLDRNGQVLATSRLTYNLYIQPREVSDAAWPDLRDRLAGLLGLPASALDERRTSGNNAEGFRIQLAEGLRPEQVLRFREQASGLRGAEVDVDVLRSYPHGRLGAHVLGYTSGITEEEYARLRDKGYRIRDRVGRSGLEKVYETHLRGEWGGQQVEVNAAGQVQRVLGDKPAKAGKDLRLTLDLPLQQAAEKALDGVRKGAIVAMDPQTGAIRALASRPTFDPNVFSPAPSSKEWAALNGPNAPLLNRAFQGFPPASTFKIVTSAAALESGIYSPDDKVLTTNSFCYAGLCYGDHGAHGMVGFPFALAVSSNTFYYRVGLKIGPDALFKTARRLGYGSVTGIELTEEETPGLLGDQAWKKEVLGEPWTPVDTITSSIGQGALLVTPLQMARLYAAVANGGWLVTPHLVERPVPRSRINLKPSTLAVLQKGLRMVVTEGTARLLNDPKLPPVSGKTGTGEDPPRPDHAWFGGYAPADDPTLVIVAFGENSGGYGGTVAAPMVKALMTTWFRGTTAAAAAG; encoded by the coding sequence ATGGCCTACGGCCAGGCCGGACGCCACAGCGGCATGGGCCAGCAGCCTGCGCTGCTGCTGGTGGTGGTGCTGCTGTTCAGTGGCGCGATGGTGGCCCGGCTGGCCTGGCTGCAGCTGGTGCATGGCGCCGAGAACCGCGAGCGGGCGGATGACAACCGCATCCGGCTGATGCCGCGCAACCCGATCCGGGGGCGTCTGCTCGATCGCAACGGCCAGGTGCTGGCCACCAGCCGGCTCACCTACAACCTCTACATCCAGCCCCGGGAGGTGTCCGATGCCGCCTGGCCGGACTTGCGGGACCGCCTGGCGGGCCTGCTGGGGCTCCCTGCCAGCGCCCTCGATGAGAGGCGCACCAGCGGCAACAACGCCGAGGGATTCCGGATCCAGCTGGCGGAGGGCCTGCGGCCCGAGCAGGTGCTGCGCTTCCGCGAGCAGGCCAGCGGCCTGCGGGGCGCCGAGGTGGATGTGGACGTGCTGCGCAGCTACCCCCACGGCCGCCTCGGTGCCCATGTGCTCGGCTACACCAGCGGCATCACCGAGGAGGAGTACGCCCGGCTGCGCGACAAGGGGTACCGCATCCGCGACCGGGTGGGCCGCAGCGGTCTGGAGAAGGTGTACGAGACCCACCTGCGCGGCGAGTGGGGCGGCCAGCAGGTGGAGGTGAACGCCGCCGGACAGGTGCAGCGGGTGCTGGGGGACAAGCCGGCCAAGGCGGGCAAGGACCTGCGGCTCACCCTCGATCTTCCCCTGCAACAGGCGGCCGAGAAAGCCCTCGATGGGGTGCGCAAGGGGGCGATCGTGGCGATGGATCCCCAGACCGGGGCCATCCGGGCCCTGGCCAGCCGACCCACGTTCGATCCCAATGTCTTCTCACCTGCGCCCTCCAGCAAGGAGTGGGCGGCGCTCAACGGACCCAACGCTCCGCTGCTGAACCGGGCCTTCCAGGGCTTCCCCCCGGCCAGCACCTTCAAGATCGTCACCTCCGCCGCCGCCCTCGAATCGGGCATCTACAGCCCCGATGACAAGGTGCTGACCACCAACTCCTTCTGCTACGCCGGCCTCTGTTACGGCGACCACGGTGCCCACGGCATGGTGGGCTTCCCCTTCGCGCTGGCAGTCAGCAGCAACACCTTCTATTACCGGGTGGGCCTGAAGATCGGCCCGGATGCCCTGTTCAAGACGGCCCGGCGCCTCGGCTACGGCAGCGTCACCGGCATCGAGCTCACCGAGGAGGAGACCCCCGGTCTGCTGGGGGATCAGGCCTGGAAGAAGGAGGTGCTCGGCGAGCCCTGGACACCGGTGGACACGATCACCTCCTCCATCGGCCAGGGGGCCCTGCTGGTGACGCCGCTGCAGATGGCGCGCCTGTACGCGGCGGTGGCGAACGGTGGCTGGCTGGTCACGCCGCACCTGGTGGAGCGGCCTGTTCCCCGCAGCCGCATCAACCTCAAGCCCTCCACCCTGGCGGTGCTGCAGAAGGGTCTGCGCATGGTGGTGACCGAGGGCACGGCCCGCCTGCTCAACGATCCCAAGCTGCCGCCGGTGTCCGGCAAGACCGGCACCGGCGAGGATCCGCCCCGCCCGGACCATGCCTGGTTCGGTGGCTATGCCCCTGCCGACGATCCCACCCTGGTGATCGTGGCCTTCGGCGAGAACTCCGGGGGCTACGGAGGCACGGTGGCGGCTCCGATGGTGAAGGCGCTGATGACCACCTGGTTCCGGGGCACCACGGCGGCCGCCGCTGCGGGCTGA
- a CDS encoding glycosyltransferase family 1 protein, whose protein sequence is MKIAFFTETFLPKVDGIVTRLTKTVQHLVALGDEVLIFCPEGAPEAYMGARVVGVPAMPLPLYPELKLALPRPAVAEALEEFQPDLVHVVNPAVLGLGGIWLARTRSYPLVASYHTHLPKYLEHYGMGMLEPLLWELLKAAHNQARLNLCTSTAMVQELSEKGIQHTDLWQRGVDTELFRPALRNAGMRQRLLGGHSDTGKLLLYIGRLSAEKQIERILPVLDALPDARLALVGDGPHRQTLEKVFTGTPTTFVGYLAGEELASAYASGDAFVFPSSTETLGLVLLEAMAAGCPVVGANRGGIPDIVTDGINGCLYDPDGIDGGSASLTAAVQRLLGDDAERQQLRQAARQEAERWGWASATRQLRGFYSRLLDQPQLQLAA, encoded by the coding sequence TTGAAGATCGCCTTCTTCACCGAGACCTTCCTGCCCAAGGTCGACGGCATCGTCACCCGCCTCACCAAGACGGTGCAGCACCTGGTGGCCCTCGGGGATGAGGTGCTGATCTTCTGTCCCGAGGGGGCACCCGAGGCCTACATGGGCGCCCGGGTGGTGGGCGTGCCGGCGATGCCGCTGCCCCTTTACCCCGAACTGAAGCTGGCGCTGCCGCGCCCCGCCGTGGCGGAGGCCCTGGAGGAGTTCCAGCCCGATCTGGTCCATGTGGTGAACCCCGCCGTGCTGGGCCTGGGGGGGATCTGGCTGGCCCGCACGCGCAGCTACCCGCTGGTGGCCAGCTACCACACCCACCTGCCGAAGTATCTCGAGCACTACGGCATGGGCATGCTCGAACCCCTGCTGTGGGAACTGCTCAAGGCGGCCCACAACCAGGCCCGCCTCAACCTCTGCACCTCCACGGCCATGGTGCAGGAGCTGAGCGAGAAGGGGATCCAGCACACCGACCTGTGGCAGCGGGGCGTGGACACCGAGCTGTTCCGCCCGGCCCTGCGCAACGCCGGCATGCGCCAGCGGCTGCTGGGGGGCCACAGCGACACCGGCAAGCTGCTGCTCTACATCGGCCGTCTCTCGGCCGAAAAACAGATCGAGCGCATCCTCCCCGTGCTCGATGCCCTGCCGGATGCCCGCCTGGCCCTGGTGGGTGACGGTCCCCACCGCCAGACCCTGGAAAAGGTCTTCACCGGCACCCCCACCACCTTCGTGGGGTATCTGGCGGGAGAGGAGCTGGCCAGCGCCTACGCCAGCGGCGATGCCTTCGTGTTCCCCAGCAGCACCGAAACCCTCGGCCTGGTGCTGCTGGAAGCGATGGCCGCCGGCTGTCCGGTGGTGGGGGCCAACCGCGGCGGCATCCCCGACATCGTCACCGACGGCATCAACGGCTGTCTCTACGACCCGGACGGCATCGATGGAGGATCCGCCAGCCTGACGGCGGCGGTGCAGCGCCTGCTGGGCGACGACGCCGAGCGCCAGCAGCTGCGCCAGGCGGCCCGCCAGGAAGCGGAGCGCTGGGGATGGGCCTCGGCCACCCGGCAGCTGCGCGGGTTCTACAGCCGGCTGCTGGACCAGCCCCAGCTGCAACTGGCGGCCTGA
- a CDS encoding NAD-dependent epimerase/dehydratase family protein — MKVFVLGGDGFCGWPCAVNLADAGHDVVIVDNLSRRKIDVDLEVESLTPIATISERLRAWEQVGGKPMRFVHLDIAKEYTRLLDLLRDERPTAVVHFAEQRAAPYSMKSSATKRYTVDNNVNGTHNLLAAIVESGLDVHIVHLGTMGVYGYGSHRGATIPEGYLTVEVPQPDGSRFTEKILHPADPGSVYHMTKTLDQLLFYYYNKNDGIRVTDLHQGIVWGTNTALTEKDPRLTNRFDYDGDYGTVLNRFLMQAAIGYPLTVHGTGGQTRAFIHIRDSVRCVQLALEHPPQSGEKVKIFNQMTESHQVGQLAEKVAALTGASINHLPNPRKEAIENDLIVDNRCFIELGLKPTTLDEGLMAEVVDVARRWADRCDRSRIPCVSAWTSRQAAAIQTA; from the coding sequence ATGAAGGTGTTCGTTCTCGGCGGCGATGGCTTCTGCGGCTGGCCCTGTGCGGTCAACCTCGCCGACGCCGGCCACGACGTGGTGATCGTCGACAACCTCAGCCGGCGCAAGATCGACGTGGACCTGGAGGTGGAGTCACTCACCCCGATCGCCACCATCAGCGAGCGCCTGCGGGCCTGGGAGCAGGTGGGCGGCAAGCCCATGCGCTTCGTCCACCTCGACATCGCCAAGGAGTACACCCGCCTGCTCGACCTGCTGCGGGATGAGCGCCCGACGGCGGTGGTGCACTTCGCCGAGCAGCGGGCGGCGCCCTACTCGATGAAGAGCAGTGCCACCAAGCGCTACACGGTGGACAACAACGTCAACGGCACCCACAACCTGCTGGCCGCGATCGTGGAAAGCGGGCTGGACGTGCACATCGTGCACCTCGGCACCATGGGGGTGTACGGCTACGGCTCCCACCGCGGCGCCACGATCCCCGAGGGCTATCTCACCGTGGAGGTGCCCCAGCCCGATGGCAGCCGCTTCACCGAGAAGATCCTGCACCCGGCGGATCCCGGCAGCGTCTACCACATGACGAAGACGCTCGATCAACTGCTTTTCTACTACTACAACAAGAACGACGGCATCCGCGTCACCGATCTGCACCAGGGGATCGTCTGGGGCACCAACACCGCCCTCACCGAGAAGGATCCCCGTCTCACCAACCGCTTCGACTACGACGGTGACTACGGCACGGTGCTGAACCGCTTCCTGATGCAGGCGGCGATCGGCTATCCCCTCACCGTGCACGGCACCGGCGGCCAGACCCGCGCCTTCATCCACATCCGCGATTCGGTGCGCTGCGTGCAGCTGGCCCTCGAGCACCCGCCCCAGTCGGGCGAGAAGGTGAAGATCTTCAACCAGATGACCGAGAGCCACCAGGTGGGCCAACTGGCTGAGAAGGTGGCGGCCCTCACCGGCGCCTCGATCAACCACCTCCCCAACCCCCGCAAGGAGGCGATCGAGAACGATCTGATCGTGGACAACCGCTGCTTCATCGAACTGGGCCTCAAGCCCACCACCCTCGACGAGGGGCTGATGGCGGAAGTGGTGGATGTGGCCCGCCGCTGGGCCGACCGCTGCGACCGCAGCCGCATTCCCTGTGTGTCGGCCTGGACCAGCCGGCAGGCCGCAGCCATCCAGACCGCCTGA
- the psb34 gene encoding photosystem II assembly protein Psb34 produces MQVTEEDGGKLNAFAREPRMVVMEEGERSTSQTKLLLIGGAVLVLALVGLAAGISG; encoded by the coding sequence ATGCAGGTCACCGAAGAAGACGGCGGCAAGCTCAATGCCTTCGCCCGGGAGCCCCGCATGGTGGTGATGGAGGAGGGGGAGCGCAGCACCAGCCAGACCAAACTGCTGCTGATCGGCGGGGCCGTGCTGGTGCTGGCCCTGGTGGGCCTGGCTGCCGGAATCAGCGGCTGA
- a CDS encoding thiazole synthase: protein MVPQPAPLLQEPQHLDPPDEPLTIGGRRFHSRLMTGTGKYPSLASMQASLRASACEIVTVAVRRVQSLAAGHEGLMEAIDWQRVWMLPNTAGCATAEEAVRVARLGRELAKLAGQEDNTFVKLEVIPDTRHLLPDPIGTLEAAEQLVNEGFTVLPYINADPLLARRLEEAGCATVMPLGSPIGSGQGIRNAANIALIIENATVPVVVDAGIGVPSEAAQAMEMGADALLINSAIALAGNPAAMAGAMAQACQAGRTAFLAGRLPRRAQASPSSPLQGRVGG from the coding sequence GTGGTGCCGCAGCCAGCCCCGCTCCTGCAGGAGCCGCAACACCTCGACCCCCCGGACGAGCCGCTCACCATCGGCGGCCGTCGCTTCCACAGCCGCCTGATGACCGGCACGGGCAAGTACCCAAGCCTGGCCAGCATGCAGGCCAGCCTCCGCGCCAGCGCCTGCGAGATCGTCACCGTGGCCGTGCGGCGCGTGCAGAGCCTGGCGGCGGGGCATGAGGGTCTGATGGAGGCCATCGACTGGCAGCGGGTCTGGATGCTGCCCAACACCGCCGGCTGCGCCACGGCGGAGGAGGCGGTGCGGGTGGCCCGGCTCGGACGCGAACTGGCCAAGCTGGCCGGGCAGGAGGACAACACCTTCGTGAAGCTGGAGGTGATCCCCGACACGCGACACCTGCTGCCGGATCCCATCGGCACGCTGGAGGCTGCGGAGCAGCTGGTGAATGAGGGCTTCACCGTGCTGCCCTACATCAACGCCGACCCGCTGCTGGCCCGTCGGCTCGAGGAGGCCGGCTGCGCCACCGTGATGCCGCTCGGCTCGCCCATCGGTTCGGGCCAGGGGATCCGCAATGCCGCCAACATCGCCCTGATCATCGAGAACGCCACCGTTCCCGTGGTGGTGGACGCGGGCATCGGCGTGCCCAGCGAAGCGGCCCAGGCCATGGAGATGGGCGCCGATGCGCTGCTGATCAACAGCGCCATCGCCCTGGCGGGGAACCCCGCGGCCATGGCGGGTGCCATGGCACAGGCCTGTCAGGCGGGCCGCACCGCGTTCCTGGCCGGCCGGCTGCCGCGTCGCGCCCAGGCCAGCCCCAGTTCCCCGCTCCAGGGACGGGTGGGCGGCTGA
- a CDS encoding tetratricopeptide repeat protein: protein MDTLLPQAYLIGLVVLLGGAAVVVARQIWRVRSDEVTLARLERDLAPGEVKGSADAASLYELGSVQLRKRLYSQAADSLTRALQLAIAQEDPPEAVALIENALGFSLAAQTKYKPALKHYRAALKAKPDYPVALNNLAYALEKLQNAEEAASTYRKVLELDSGNRTAQRRLSRLERTLGTTAA, encoded by the coding sequence TTGGACACCCTGCTTCCCCAGGCCTATCTGATCGGCCTGGTCGTTCTCCTGGGCGGTGCCGCTGTGGTGGTGGCCCGCCAGATCTGGAGGGTGCGAAGCGACGAGGTCACCCTGGCGCGCCTGGAGCGCGACCTCGCTCCGGGCGAGGTGAAGGGGTCGGCCGATGCGGCCAGCCTCTATGAGCTCGGATCGGTGCAGCTGCGCAAGCGCCTCTACAGCCAGGCGGCCGACAGCCTCACCCGGGCCCTGCAGCTGGCCATCGCCCAGGAGGATCCCCCCGAAGCGGTGGCCCTGATCGAGAATGCCCTTGGCTTCTCCCTTGCCGCCCAGACCAAGTACAAGCCGGCTCTCAAGCACTACCGCGCCGCACTGAAGGCCAAGCCCGACTATCCGGTGGCGCTGAACAATCTGGCCTACGCCCTCGAGAAACTCCAGAACGCCGAAGAGGCCGCCAGCACCTACCGCAAGGTGCTGGAGCTGGACAGCGGCAACCGCACGGCCCAGCGGCGGCTCAGCCGGCTGGAGCGCACCCTGGGCACCACAGCCGCCTGA